In the Devosia sp. SL43 genome, one interval contains:
- a CDS encoding recombinase family protein, with protein MTRITIAAIYARFSNEDLQKAASIEDQIRQAREFISKNGWSEGPVYTDFGISGASMQHRSGIKGMMDDASRGVFDVVVAESLDRVTRDQEDVAHIYKRLDFAGISIVTISEGNIGPLHIGLKGTMNAMFLTELKVKVKRGQRGRVENGFSGGGNSYGYDVVRELDAKGELIRGLRAINPAEAVIVRRIFGEYVAGHSPKAIARRLNNEGVVGPSGRGWSPSTINGNWQRGTGILNNALYVGEIVYNKVSYPRNPNTGKPVARVNPESEWVRSAVPELAIIERSTWDRVQSFRTEQRKSSTKFWEKQRPKYLLSHLLRCGCCGGGVSKISATHYGCGAAREKGPAVCTNRVTVARLDLEHTVLTVLRDRLMDPDLVEVFCKEYVTHLNKLRMERNSLRDGYLAELDTLEVREDRMVRAIMDGFATPKLKTEMDELLARRGELSRLIDNTDEAPVLLHPQMSRRYKTEVNQLIQSLNDDEHRAEATELIRSLVERIVITPSASNFRSVAVDVYGDLAGIINIATDKKTAREPDLRQIRLMLGRDAHHDFVNQGKMVGLEASHLHSNTQGKMVGPPGLEPGTRPL; from the coding sequence ATGACACGCATCACGATAGCCGCAATATACGCCAGATTCAGCAATGAGGATTTGCAGAAGGCCGCCTCAATCGAAGACCAAATTAGGCAAGCCCGCGAATTCATCTCGAAGAACGGCTGGTCGGAAGGCCCGGTCTACACCGATTTTGGAATTTCCGGTGCCTCCATGCAGCATCGTAGCGGCATCAAGGGGATGATGGACGACGCTTCTCGCGGCGTGTTCGATGTGGTTGTGGCGGAATCGTTGGACCGCGTGACGCGCGACCAGGAAGACGTTGCCCATATTTATAAGCGGCTCGACTTTGCTGGCATCAGCATCGTCACTATTTCGGAAGGCAATATCGGCCCACTTCACATCGGCCTCAAAGGTACGATGAATGCTATGTTTCTGACCGAACTGAAGGTCAAGGTTAAGCGTGGGCAGAGAGGCCGTGTCGAGAACGGATTTTCAGGCGGTGGCAATTCCTATGGATATGACGTTGTCCGCGAACTCGATGCGAAGGGCGAACTCATCCGCGGCTTGCGTGCCATCAACCCCGCAGAGGCGGTCATCGTCCGCCGTATTTTTGGCGAGTACGTCGCGGGACACTCGCCAAAGGCGATTGCTCGCCGCTTAAATAACGAAGGCGTCGTCGGGCCATCCGGCCGAGGCTGGAGCCCTTCGACCATTAACGGCAATTGGCAACGCGGCACCGGCATACTTAACAACGCGCTTTACGTTGGTGAGATCGTTTATAACAAGGTGTCCTACCCACGAAATCCAAACACCGGAAAACCCGTTGCCCGTGTGAATCCAGAGTCCGAGTGGGTTCGCTCCGCCGTTCCAGAACTCGCCATCATCGAGCGCAGCACCTGGGATCGCGTTCAATCGTTCCGCACCGAGCAGCGCAAATCCAGCACCAAGTTCTGGGAAAAGCAGCGACCAAAATACCTGTTGTCGCACCTGCTACGGTGCGGCTGCTGTGGTGGCGGCGTCAGCAAAATTTCGGCGACGCACTACGGCTGCGGTGCCGCGCGCGAAAAAGGCCCCGCCGTGTGTACCAACAGAGTGACCGTTGCGCGTCTGGACCTGGAGCATACCGTTCTTACGGTGCTGAGGGATCGCCTGATGGACCCCGACCTGGTGGAAGTGTTCTGCAAGGAATACGTGACTCACCTCAACAAGCTAAGGATGGAGCGCAACTCACTTCGCGACGGTTATCTGGCGGAACTTGATACTCTTGAGGTTCGCGAGGATCGAATGGTCCGGGCGATTATGGATGGCTTTGCCACACCCAAACTGAAGACAGAGATGGATGAGTTGCTGGCGCGGCGCGGTGAACTGAGCAGACTCATCGACAACACCGACGAAGCTCCTGTGTTGCTGCATCCTCAAATGTCTCGGCGGTACAAAACTGAGGTGAACCAACTGATCCAGTCGCTCAACGATGACGAGCATCGCGCGGAAGCGACCGAACTGATCCGGTCGCTAGTTGAGCGAATTGTCATCACACCATCCGCGTCAAATTTCCGAAGCGTCGCCGTAGATGTCTACGGCGACCTAGCCGGAATCATCAACATCGCCACGGACAAAAAGACTGCGCGCGAACCTGACCTACGGCAGATACGCCTTATGCTCGGACGCGATGCCCATCATGATTTCGTAAATCAGGGCAAGATGGTGGGCCTTGAGGCAAGCCACCTTCATTCCAATACGCAAGGTAAGATGGTGGGCCCACCAGGACTCGAACCTGGAACCAGACCGTTATGA